The Oryza glaberrima chromosome 5, OglaRS2, whole genome shotgun sequence DNA segment TTGTGTAATTAAGATTCAATAGCGCTTTGACTGCCCATTCCATCTACTATGAAAATAAGCTGTTATATTGGATAAAAGGGATGGTATTACTCAACACTTGCAACCTGTTTTCTTCCTTCATGCGGTGTCAAAGCTTCATAAGTGATGTAGACTGCATCCTAACGCAATCTGTACCCTCTTGCAGACAGATTGGGATCTAAGGTTAGCTTGCCTTCTTCTCTATGCATTTGATGTAGAAGACAACTTTTGGCAGCTATATGGTGATTTTTTGCCTAGTGTTGATGAATGCACTAGCTTGCTTTTGGCACCAAAGGTATTGTAAATCTAAACAAAATGAATTGTAGTCTTCTTAAACCTGACAATACAGTTTGAATGAATTTACATGCCTGGCTTGCCAGGACGATCTAATGGAACTAGAAGACCAAGATCTTGCCACGAAAATGTTAAAGAACCAGAAGAGAGCAATTGATTTTTGGCAAAAACATTGGGTACACTTCTGTACTATTTGATCAACTTCGCTGGCTTGGGTACATCTAACACTAGCTTGATGGGTAATGTCCAGCATAAAACAATCCCTCTAAAGCTAAAGCGTCTTGCCCCTGACCACGAAAGATTTCTATGGGCACTGAGTATTGTTCAGTCTCGCTCTGTCAATTTGAAACTGAGAATGGGAGCCTTCCTCCAAGATGCAAATGTCCTAGTGCCGTATGCTGGTACATGTTTTCTTATCTGTTCCCCTTTATgctctttatttttattttcagtgTGTATTAAGCACCGATTACTAAAATTAAGAATAAAATCACTTAGTTTCTTCAGCTTGCGATGATAATCAGATGTCTAACAGTCTAAGTCAAGGCTGCGGTCTGAGGGATCTTTTGCTCCATTTATTTTGAGCTGGCGAATGCTATAAAGGTTTTTATAATGTTATAGCGCTAATGTTACTTGCACAGTAAATCATAGTTACCAACTGATCCaagatattatattttctaatatCAGCACTACTTCTGTATGGTTAAACTCTGTTGGAATAAGGATCTAACTAATATCTATTGTCATTTTTCACACCAATACTACGCTTTATTCCTTCTAGACGTTCTAGTCAGGCAGTATAGTTACATTGAATTACTTAATAATTATCACAAAGGCATGAAATTCAAAACTATACTGTTCTGATAATCAGCATATTCTAGCTTCTGATTACTGATACTGAGTCTCATCATAACTTACAGCTTGCCTATTTGTCTCCAGATATGCTGAATCATTCACCTGATGCTAATTGTTTCCTGCATTGGCGTTTCAAAGATCGTATGGTTGAAGTCATGATTAAGGCTGGGCGTGCTGTCAAAAAAGGAGATGAGGTACTGTTTAGAGCTTAGAGTACAATTAGCTTCCTTGTGAGCAAAGAGCGACTAGTTTAATgttatattataattaaaaattCCTTATTTGCATGGAAAGTTGCCAACTTTACTTAAATGCcatccaaaatttcaaaccagTTTGATCATTTCATTCTATGGACCCAGTACAGATGACAATTGATTATATGAGTGGAGTGAACAGCTCATTTATGGAAAGATATGGTTTCTCATCACCAACGGTATGATCATGTGTTTGATTTTAATTCTTGCTTGTTCTTGCAAGCCACATCTGTCCTTTCCCACTTGGCAGGACTTAGCATTGAGGAATATTGTGTTGGGTATAAGTATAACTATATCTGCGAGATTATGGTTCTGCTTAAAGGAAACAACTCTAGCATCAAATATGTTGTGCTGCTATGCTAGATTGCTAGGCATGTTAATACGATACCATGCATTGAAACAACTAcagtgtcattttttttttaaaaaaaatgtgactTCTTATATGGTTGTgtccacacaacaaactctACAGAATCCTTGGGAGCTTATAAACTTCTCGAGTGATGCCAAGATTCATCTTGACTCCTTCCTGTCGGTCTTCAACATTGCTGGCTTGCATGATGAGCTCTACCACAATGGTAGGAACTAGGAACACATGACCTTGCGAACCATTCTGCAACATGCCTTGATTCGGAACCTTTGATTTGAACTATCCAATGTGTTGCAGCTGCATTGACCTCAGGAGAAAACAACTTTGTTGATGGAGGAGTCGTGGCAGCAGCAAGAACTCTGCCGACATGGTCAGAAGGTGATGTTCCTGCCATACCAAGCTTGGAAAGAAAATCTGCTCAGGCATTACAAGAGGAATGCCATACGATGCTGGAGTCCTTTTCAACCACTATTCAACAAGACCAGGAGATTCTAGGTAAGGCCCATCAGGATCCCAAGTATTAATTTAGCCTTTTTCATAGTCCTTCCGAGAAATACATGCAAATGATTGGTCTGTAATGTGTTGCA contains these protein-coding regions:
- the LOC127772740 gene encoding protein PLASTID TRANSCRIPTIONALLY ACTIVE 14 isoform X2; this translates as MATPAASPLLLPLPLPLPASTFPPRRAVPCARRLVLRPPRAGRPRLRDPPPAAPPPAVEEVGEEEEDDDAPPLRLLEPPQEDDPFPPEMEPADPDFYRIGYARMMRAYGIEFLEGPDGMAVYASRDVDPLRRARVIMEIPLELMLTITQKRPWMFFPDIIPLGHPIFDIIESTDPETDWDLRLACLLLYAFDVEDNFWQLYGDFLPSVDECTSLLLAPKDDLMELEDQDLATKMLKNQKRAIDFWQKHWHKTIPLKLKRLAPDHERFLWALSIVQSRSVNLKLRMGAFLQDANVLVPYADMLNHSPDANCFLHWRFKDRMVEVMIKAGRAVKKGDENPWELINFSSDAKIHLDSFLSVFNIAGLHDELYHNAALTSGENNFVDGGVVAAARTLPTWSEGDVPAIPSLERKSAQALQEECHTMLESFSTTIQQDQEILDSDGHIRRTREIAIKYRLHRKLLLQKIIDALDIYQDKILF
- the LOC127772740 gene encoding protein PLASTID TRANSCRIPTIONALLY ACTIVE 14 isoform X1; amino-acid sequence: MATPAASPLLLPLPLPLPASTFPPRRAVPCARRLVLRPPRAGRPRLRDPPPAAPPPAVEEVGEEEEDDDAPPLRLLEPPQEDDPFPPEMEPADPDFYRIGYARMMRAYGIEFLEGPDGMAVYASRDVDPLRRARVIMEIPLELMLTITQKRPWMFFPDIIPLGHPIFDIIESTDPETDWDLRLACLLLYAFDVEDNFWQLYGDFLPSVDECTSLLLAPKDDLMELEDQDLATKMLKNQKRAIDFWQKHWHKTIPLKLKRLAPDHERFLWALSIVQSRSVNLKLRMGAFLQDANVLVPYADMLNHSPDANCFLHWRFKDRMVEVMIKAGRAVKKGDEMTIDYMSGVNSSFMERYGFSSPTNPWELINFSSDAKIHLDSFLSVFNIAGLHDELYHNAALTSGENNFVDGGVVAAARTLPTWSEGDVPAIPSLERKSAQALQEECHTMLESFSTTIQQDQEILDSDGHIRRTREIAIKYRLHRKLLLQKIIDALDIYQDKILF